A genomic window from Macaca thibetana thibetana isolate TM-01 chromosome 16, ASM2454274v1, whole genome shotgun sequence includes:
- the LOC126939974 gene encoding translation machinery-associated protein 16-like, with translation MELLRGHEDVTMPKAPKGKSAEREKKVIHPYSRKAAQITRKAYKQEKKEKLKNEKALRLNLIGEKLQWFQNHLDPQKKRYSKKDACQLIDRYLNRFSSELEQIELHNSIRDRQGRRHCSRETVIKQTMERERQQYEGYGLEIPDILNASNLKTFREWDFDLKKLPNIKMRKIGTNDAIPKKCKRKTIITVDQDLGELELNDESSDSDEEMTAVA, from the coding sequence ATGGAGCTGCTCCGTGGCCATGAGGACGTCACCATGCCTAAAGCACCAAAGGGAAAAAGTGCAGAACGGGAAAAAAAGGTCATCCATCCATATAGTAGAAAAGCAGCTCAAATTACGAGAAAGGcctacaaacaagaaaaaaaggaaaaattgaagaATGAAAAGGCCTTGCGTCTCAACCTTATTGGTGAAAAACTGCAATGGTTTCAAAACCATCTTGATCCCCAAAAGAAGAGATATTCAAAGAAAGATGCTTGTCAACTAATTGACAGGTACTTGAATCGATTCAGCAGTGAGCTGGAGCAGATTGAGTTACATAACAGTATCAGGGACAGGCAGGGGAGGCGGCACTGTTCCCGGGAGACCGTCATCAAGCAGACCATGGAGCGGGAGCGACAGCAGTATGAAGGATATGGCCTTGAGATTCCTGACATCCTAAATGCAAGTAATCTGAAAACGTTCAGGGAATGGGACTTTGATCTGAAGAAATTACCGaacattaaaatgagaaaaattggcACTAATGATGCAATTCCCAAGAAGTGCAAGAGGAAAACTATTATAACTGTAGACCAAGATTTAGGGGAATTGGAACTAAACGATGAATCAAGTgattcagatgaggaaatgactGCAGTGGCCTAA